From a region of the Microterricola gilva genome:
- a CDS encoding serine hydrolase domain-containing protein has product MSSYDHAIDWVRRETESAHLPAAVLGIATAEGVQELVAFGASGERAASVGDHFPLFSVTKPIVAMTALRAVERGRLALTDPLTAAIPEFGAKRADTVELRHMLSHSSGIGDPPFDSATGRRADLLADGSEFAAGAAVRYSTLAFEGIAAMIEHANGSPWEQAVAELVADAGADGFTFDVDCEPHPIFGAADVGLDYDAVHPHHPGAGAFARAEDLLAIGRALLVNDGSLLHPATVAALQSSQTDGLPVFSPAPGRPGETWGLGFRLRQNSPGLLAGDGYGHSGWGGAEFWVYPEQGACFTLLTNVMEPARFGVNIDRLHNAVVAGTR; this is encoded by the coding sequence ATGAGCAGCTACGACCACGCCATCGACTGGGTGCGCCGCGAGACGGAATCCGCGCACCTGCCTGCCGCGGTGCTCGGCATCGCGACGGCCGAGGGCGTGCAGGAACTCGTGGCCTTCGGCGCGAGCGGTGAGCGCGCGGCATCCGTCGGCGACCACTTCCCGCTGTTCTCCGTCACCAAGCCGATCGTCGCGATGACCGCCCTGCGTGCCGTCGAGCGTGGCCGCCTCGCGCTCACCGACCCGCTGACCGCGGCGATCCCCGAGTTCGGCGCGAAGCGGGCTGACACCGTCGAGCTGCGCCACATGCTCAGCCACAGCTCCGGCATCGGCGACCCGCCCTTCGACTCGGCGACCGGGCGCCGCGCCGACCTGCTAGCGGACGGCTCGGAGTTCGCCGCGGGCGCCGCCGTGCGCTACTCCACCCTGGCCTTCGAGGGCATCGCGGCGATGATCGAACACGCGAACGGTTCGCCATGGGAGCAGGCCGTCGCCGAGCTGGTCGCGGATGCCGGCGCCGACGGATTCACCTTCGACGTCGACTGCGAGCCGCACCCGATCTTCGGCGCGGCCGACGTCGGCCTCGACTACGACGCCGTGCACCCGCATCACCCGGGTGCGGGCGCCTTCGCCCGCGCCGAAGACCTGCTGGCGATCGGACGCGCGCTGCTCGTCAACGACGGCTCGCTGCTGCATCCGGCAACCGTGGCGGCACTGCAGAGCTCCCAGACCGATGGCCTGCCGGTGTTCTCCCCCGCCCCCGGCCGCCCGGGCGAGACGTGGGGCCTCGGCTTCAGGCTCCGACAGAACAGCCCCGGCCTGCTGGCCGGTGACGGTTACGGGCACAGCGGTTGGGGCGGCGCCGAGTTCTGGGTGTACCCGGAGCAGGGCGCCTGCTTCACGCTGCTGACCAACGTGATGGAGCCAGCGCGCTTCGGGGTGAACATCGACCGCCTGCACAACGCGGTCGTCGCCGGCACCCGCTGA
- a CDS encoding aldose 1-epimerase family protein, whose translation MFELTAGGHDGDGGARVRAVVSARGASLRALRVDGVELICSTLDPTPPLSAGTVLVPWPNRVDGASWVHDGRRLELDVTEQAAGNAIHGLLADHDYTLLERGESWLELAAPVAGHAGYPFELQTELRYELSQNGITATHRIRNSGDAPAPVALGVHPYLRVGDWPVDELRFSLPANAILPLDERHFPGERRSVRGAAESLRAGRRVAEIVSHACFTELERSDGRLHAELIAPDGRGARLWADPDFGYVQIYVTPDFPTDAGYTTAIAIEPMTAPPNALRSGEGLRWLAPGEAWELSWGIQAIQAL comes from the coding sequence GTGTTCGAACTGACGGCCGGTGGCCATGACGGAGACGGCGGCGCGCGCGTGCGCGCGGTCGTCTCCGCCAGGGGCGCCAGCCTGCGTGCGCTCCGGGTCGACGGGGTCGAGCTCATCTGCTCGACCCTCGACCCGACGCCGCCGCTGTCGGCCGGGACCGTGCTCGTGCCCTGGCCGAACCGGGTCGATGGCGCCAGCTGGGTTCACGACGGGCGGCGGCTCGAGCTGGACGTCACCGAGCAGGCAGCGGGCAACGCGATCCACGGGCTGTTGGCCGACCACGACTACACTCTGCTCGAGCGCGGGGAGTCCTGGCTCGAGCTGGCCGCGCCTGTCGCCGGGCACGCCGGCTACCCCTTCGAGCTGCAGACGGAGCTGCGCTACGAGCTGAGCCAGAACGGGATCACGGCGACGCACCGCATCCGAAACAGCGGCGATGCGCCTGCCCCGGTCGCGCTCGGCGTGCACCCGTACCTGCGGGTCGGCGACTGGCCGGTCGACGAGCTGCGGTTCAGCCTGCCGGCCAACGCGATCCTGCCGCTGGATGAACGGCACTTCCCCGGCGAACGACGGTCGGTGCGCGGCGCGGCCGAGAGCCTGCGCGCCGGGCGCCGCGTCGCCGAGATCGTGTCACACGCCTGCTTCACCGAGCTGGAGCGCAGCGATGGCCGGCTGCACGCCGAGCTGATCGCGCCGGACGGCCGCGGGGCGCGGCTCTGGGCCGACCCCGACTTCGGCTACGTCCAGATCTACGTCACGCCCGACTTCCCAACGGATGCCGGCTACACCACCGCGATCGCGATCGAGCCGATGACCGCGCCGCCGAACGCGCTCCGCAGCGGCGAGGGCCTGCGCTGGCTCGCGCCAGGCGAGGCGTGGGAACTCAGCTGGGGCATCCAGGCCATCCAGGCCCTCTAA
- a CDS encoding alpha-galactosidase: protein MTAVDGSVVQLRAGGTSIIALVDAGRLPRIVHWGADLGELDDAALAAIVLSALPAIGDSAVSYPQPVPVLPQLAEGWLGRPGLSGSSDGTRWAPKFGAATTSVDTRDGGQVLRSDAVDAEYGLSLSIEIEVLASGLARQRATLVNERGESYRVDGLELAFPVPVTATEVLDFTGRWSLEKVPQRRPFHIGAWLRESRGGKPGLEHTMLLAAGEAGFGFQSGAVWAVHLGWSGNQVLAAERMPSGVQHLSAGEIILPGEVTLAAGERYTSPWLYGSWGNGLDELAGRFHETIRAWPQHPSRPRPIILNTWEAVYFNHDLDTLSALAEKGAALGVERFVVDDGWFLGRRSDRTSLGDWTVDPAVWPTGLEPLARRVRELGMEFGLWFEPEMINLDSELARTHPEWIFDAGHGAGIPSRYQHVLDLGHEGAYEHVRDGMFALVSALDIAYIKWDHNRYLLDAGHSPSGRPGARVQTLQAYRLMAELKEAFPGLEIESCASGGGRIDLGVLAHTDRVWPSDCNDPHERLEIQRWTGLMVPPEYQGTHIGAAESHTTHRIHPLDYRAEKALWGHLGVELNLLEEDEATLATVGSWIAFHREHRGLLHSGRVVHADLPNAATRLQGVVARDGAEALYAFSVTERPANWPPGRVTLPGLDAERSYRVNPVFPGTPLPEGAVVPPWLLSGVTLPGCVLGTVGIEAPSLDPDTSVLFHVTAVDA, encoded by the coding sequence ATGACGGCAGTAGACGGCTCGGTTGTACAGCTCCGCGCTGGCGGAACCAGCATCATCGCGTTGGTGGATGCCGGCAGGCTCCCGCGCATCGTGCATTGGGGTGCCGATCTCGGCGAGCTCGATGACGCCGCCCTCGCGGCGATCGTGCTGTCAGCGCTGCCTGCCATCGGAGATAGCGCCGTGAGCTACCCGCAGCCCGTTCCCGTGCTCCCGCAGCTGGCCGAGGGCTGGCTGGGCCGCCCCGGTCTCAGCGGCAGCAGCGACGGCACCCGGTGGGCGCCGAAGTTCGGCGCGGCGACGACCAGCGTCGACACCCGTGACGGCGGCCAGGTGCTGCGCTCCGACGCGGTGGACGCCGAGTACGGTCTCAGCCTCTCGATCGAGATCGAGGTGTTGGCCAGCGGCCTCGCGCGCCAGCGGGCAACTCTCGTCAACGAGCGGGGCGAGAGCTACCGGGTCGACGGCCTCGAGCTGGCGTTCCCCGTTCCGGTCACCGCGACGGAGGTGCTCGACTTCACCGGCCGCTGGTCGCTCGAGAAGGTGCCGCAGCGGCGCCCGTTCCACATCGGCGCCTGGCTGCGGGAATCCCGCGGCGGCAAGCCCGGCCTCGAGCACACCATGCTGCTCGCCGCAGGCGAAGCAGGCTTCGGATTCCAGAGTGGCGCCGTGTGGGCCGTGCACCTGGGCTGGAGTGGCAACCAGGTGCTCGCCGCCGAGCGCATGCCGAGCGGGGTGCAGCACCTCTCCGCCGGCGAGATCATCCTCCCGGGCGAGGTCACACTCGCCGCCGGCGAGCGCTACACGAGCCCGTGGCTCTACGGCTCATGGGGCAACGGCCTCGACGAGCTGGCCGGCCGATTCCACGAGACGATCCGGGCCTGGCCACAGCACCCGTCACGCCCGCGCCCCATCATCCTGAACACCTGGGAGGCCGTCTACTTCAACCACGACCTCGACACCCTGAGCGCGCTGGCCGAGAAGGGCGCCGCGCTCGGTGTCGAGCGCTTCGTCGTCGATGACGGGTGGTTCCTCGGCCGCCGCAGCGACAGAACCTCGCTCGGCGACTGGACTGTCGACCCCGCAGTCTGGCCCACTGGCCTGGAGCCGCTCGCGCGGCGCGTGCGCGAGCTGGGCATGGAGTTCGGGCTGTGGTTCGAGCCGGAGATGATCAACCTCGACTCCGAGCTCGCCCGCACCCACCCGGAGTGGATCTTCGACGCCGGGCATGGCGCCGGCATCCCCTCGCGTTACCAGCACGTGCTCGACCTCGGGCACGAGGGCGCGTACGAGCACGTGCGCGACGGCATGTTCGCCCTGGTCAGCGCGCTCGACATCGCGTACATCAAGTGGGATCACAACCGCTACCTGCTGGATGCCGGCCACTCGCCGAGCGGGCGGCCGGGGGCGCGCGTGCAGACGCTGCAGGCGTACCGCCTCATGGCCGAGCTCAAGGAGGCCTTCCCCGGCCTCGAGATCGAGTCCTGCGCCAGCGGCGGCGGCCGCATCGACCTCGGCGTGCTCGCACACACCGACCGCGTCTGGCCGAGCGACTGCAACGACCCGCACGAGCGGCTCGAGATCCAGCGCTGGACCGGGCTGATGGTCCCGCCCGAGTACCAGGGCACCCACATCGGCGCGGCGGAATCGCACACCACCCACCGCATCCACCCGCTCGACTACCGCGCGGAGAAGGCGCTCTGGGGTCACCTCGGTGTTGAGTTGAATCTGCTCGAGGAGGACGAGGCCACGCTGGCGACGGTCGGCAGCTGGATCGCGTTCCACCGCGAGCACCGCGGCCTGCTGCACAGCGGCCGCGTCGTGCACGCCGATCTGCCGAACGCCGCGACCCGGCTGCAGGGCGTCGTCGCCAGGGACGGCGCGGAGGCGCTCTATGCCTTCAGCGTCACAGAGCGTCCGGCGAACTGGCCGCCCGGCCGCGTGACGCTGCCAGGGCTCGACGCCGAGCGCAGCTACAGGGTGAACCCCGTGTTCCCCGGCACCCCGCTGCCGGAGGGCGCCGTGGTTCCGCCGTGGTTGCTCAGCGGTGTCACGCTGCCCGGATGCGTCCTCGGCACGGTCGGCATCGAGGCGCCGTCGCTCGACCCTGACACCTCTGTGCTGTTCCACGTCACCGCGGTCGACGCCTGA